In Streptomyces sp. NBC_00704, a genomic segment contains:
- a CDS encoding FHA domain-containing protein — MPTCPNGHQSGSDDWCEVCGHRMAGAVPPPPPPPPPPGGGYGFPPPPPGQGGQGRPGGPPASSGPRHEPELCPQCRTPREGGAPFCEECRWNFLTNTATSYTPAAPRPPASGPGAGPAGPGHGGQGPGGQGPGGQGGRFQPPPPSFGGSDSFDYQGSRPSQVNRPAEPIPPFGGDPSGPGGPGGHGGQGGPAGGPPPFGREPSGPGGPGGTAGGPPPGAYGREPSGPGGRPPGPSGDPFSREPSGPPSDPYRREQPGQPSDPFRREPGGDPFSREPSGPGGRPPGQGGPGGPGPGQGGPSGFGGDPSRPVPPPPGPTAGGGFPGQGGPGGPGGQNAPGGPGGPGGQGGFGQGGGPGGQGVPQAFQPPGQPGQPGPSGPSAPSGFPQETGRRQPGGAPFGGGDDDWVLSPPSNTGPGQGQGDPRNPGPPQGGGGYGYPQPGATQAPPGPSYQQQPATWTATIGPDRAYFMAMMHRSGPEAAGLNLPAYSPEQQRTLTGNQITIGRRRHSTGETPDIDLSVPPEDPGVSHQHAVLVQQPDGSWAVVDQNSTNGTTVNGSEEPIQPFVPVPLQDGDQVHVGAWTTITVRRG; from the coding sequence ATGCCGACCTGCCCGAACGGACACCAGTCGGGTTCCGACGACTGGTGCGAGGTCTGCGGTCACCGCATGGCCGGTGCCGTGCCCCCGCCCCCTCCCCCGCCGCCCCCGCCCGGCGGCGGCTACGGCTTCCCGCCGCCCCCGCCCGGCCAGGGCGGTCAGGGCCGGCCCGGCGGACCCCCCGCGTCCTCCGGACCCCGGCACGAGCCCGAGCTCTGCCCGCAGTGCCGCACGCCCCGCGAGGGCGGTGCGCCGTTCTGCGAGGAGTGCCGCTGGAACTTCCTGACCAACACGGCGACCTCGTACACCCCGGCCGCCCCGCGTCCGCCGGCCTCCGGCCCCGGCGCCGGTCCGGCAGGCCCGGGCCACGGTGGTCAGGGTCCCGGCGGTCAGGGCCCCGGTGGTCAGGGCGGACGGTTCCAGCCGCCCCCTCCGTCCTTCGGGGGCAGCGACTCCTTCGACTACCAGGGCTCCCGTCCGTCCCAGGTGAACCGCCCCGCCGAGCCGATCCCGCCGTTCGGCGGCGACCCCTCGGGTCCGGGCGGCCCCGGTGGACACGGCGGCCAGGGCGGCCCGGCCGGCGGTCCGCCGCCGTTCGGACGCGAGCCCTCCGGCCCCGGCGGACCCGGCGGCACCGCCGGCGGTCCCCCGCCGGGGGCGTACGGTCGCGAGCCCTCCGGCCCCGGCGGCCGTCCTCCCGGCCCGTCCGGCGACCCCTTCTCCCGCGAGCCCTCCGGCCCGCCCTCGGACCCCTACCGGCGTGAGCAGCCCGGTCAGCCCTCCGACCCCTTCCGGCGCGAGCCCGGCGGCGACCCCTTCTCCCGCGAGCCCTCCGGCCCCGGCGGCCGTCCTCCGGGCCAGGGCGGCCCCGGCGGTCCCGGTCCTGGTCAGGGGGGTCCGTCCGGCTTCGGCGGCGATCCCTCACGGCCGGTTCCGCCGCCGCCCGGCCCCACCGCCGGTGGCGGCTTCCCCGGCCAGGGCGGCCCCGGTGGTCCGGGCGGGCAGAACGCTCCCGGCGGACCCGGTGGTCCCGGCGGCCAGGGCGGTTTCGGACAGGGCGGCGGTCCCGGCGGCCAGGGCGTTCCGCAGGCGTTCCAGCCTCCCGGACAGCCCGGCCAGCCCGGTCCGTCCGGTCCGTCGGCCCCGTCCGGGTTCCCCCAGGAGACCGGCCGCCGGCAGCCCGGCGGCGCGCCCTTCGGCGGCGGTGACGACGACTGGGTGCTGTCCCCGCCGTCGAACACCGGTCCCGGCCAGGGCCAGGGCGACCCCCGCAACCCCGGCCCGCCCCAGGGCGGCGGTGGCTACGGCTACCCGCAGCCCGGCGCCACGCAGGCTCCGCCCGGACCGTCGTACCAGCAGCAGCCGGCGACCTGGACGGCCACGATCGGCCCGGACCGCGCGTACTTCATGGCGATGATGCACCGCTCCGGCCCCGAGGCCGCCGGACTGAACCTGCCCGCGTACTCGCCCGAGCAGCAGCGCACGCTCACCGGCAACCAGATCACCATCGGCCGCCGCCGCCACTCCACCGGCGAGACCCCCGACATAGACCTGTCGGTGCCCCCGGAGGACCCGGGCGTCTCGCACCAGCACGCGGTGCTGGTGCAGCAGCCGGACGGCAGCTGGGCCGTCGTCGACCAGAACTCGACGAACGGCACCACGGTGAACGGCTCGGAAGAACCGATCCAGCCGTTCGTCCCGGTGCCCCTCCAGGACGGCGACCAGGTGCACGTGGGCGCCTGGACGACGATCACCGTCCGACGCGGCTGA
- a CDS encoding methyltransferase domain-containing protein yields MGEHGLGGRLADLAAAERTALVREIDASGTFAADPRWREAFAAVPRHLFVPYYYVSGAGGYERRWCESADPRGRERWLRGAYEDVPLATRLRDGVLVSSSSQPSLMALMLAELRVGDGARVLEIGAGTGYNAALLSYRLGDANVTTIDLDPEITESARRHLADAGYRPTVVTGDGARGVPERAPFDRVVATCTLTSIPSPWLAQCSPGALVLAPLATGLIALTVRDAGHAEGRFLHTPAFFVPLRGADRPEPEPVPFAGVPHRARESDLFRFLLALTRGVLDPQEAYALWEREGMPGRERYGVTVDGGHAWAWLDAPEGPYAWPLPGPSDPAPART; encoded by the coding sequence ATGGGTGAGCACGGACTCGGCGGGAGGCTCGCGGATCTCGCCGCAGCGGAGCGGACCGCGCTGGTGCGCGAGATCGACGCCAGTGGCACCTTCGCCGCCGACCCGCGGTGGCGGGAGGCATTCGCGGCCGTGCCGCGCCACCTCTTCGTGCCCTACTACTACGTCAGCGGCGCCGGCGGCTACGAGCGGCGCTGGTGCGAGAGCGCCGACCCGCGCGGCAGGGAGCGCTGGCTGCGCGGCGCCTACGAGGACGTCCCGCTGGCCACCCGGCTGCGTGACGGCGTGCTGGTCTCCTCCAGCAGCCAGCCCTCCCTGATGGCGCTGATGCTGGCCGAACTGCGGGTCGGGGACGGGGCGCGGGTGCTGGAGATCGGCGCGGGCACCGGCTACAACGCCGCGCTGCTGTCGTACCGGCTCGGCGACGCGAACGTCACCACGATCGACCTGGATCCGGAGATCACGGAGTCCGCGCGCAGGCATCTCGCCGACGCCGGATACCGGCCCACCGTCGTCACCGGCGACGGGGCGCGCGGGGTTCCCGAGCGCGCCCCCTTCGACCGGGTCGTCGCGACCTGCACGCTGACGTCGATCCCGTCCCCCTGGCTCGCCCAGTGCTCGCCCGGCGCGCTCGTCCTGGCGCCGCTGGCCACCGGGCTCATCGCGCTGACCGTGCGGGACGCCGGACACGCCGAGGGACGCTTCCTGCACACCCCCGCCTTCTTCGTGCCGTTGCGCGGCGCGGACCGGCCCGAGCCGGAACCCGTGCCGTTCGCGGGCGTCCCGCACCGGGCCAGGGAGAGCGACCTGTTCCGCTTCCTGCTGGCCCTCACCCGTGGCGTCCTCGACCCGCAGGAGGCGTACGCCCTGTGGGAGCGCGAGGGGATGCCGGGGCGGGAGCGCTACGGCGTCACGGTCGACGGCGGACACGCGTGGGCCTGGCTGGACGCGCCGGAGGGGCCGTACGCGTGGCCCCTGCCCGGTCCGTCGGACCCCGCCCCGGCGCGGACGTAG
- a CDS encoding globin, protein MGGVKEIRRGTLQEQTFYEQVGGEETFRRLVHRFYQGVADDPILRPLYPEEDLGPAEERFALFLMQYWGGPTTYSERRGHPRLRMRHAPFVVDRAAHDAWLKHMREAVDELGLSEEHEHTLWNYLTYAAASMVNTPE, encoded by the coding sequence ATGGGAGGCGTGAAAGAGATTCGGCGCGGCACGCTTCAAGAGCAGACCTTTTACGAGCAGGTCGGCGGGGAGGAGACCTTCCGCCGGCTGGTCCACCGCTTCTACCAGGGAGTCGCCGACGACCCGATCCTGCGGCCCCTGTACCCGGAGGAGGACCTGGGCCCGGCCGAGGAGCGCTTCGCGCTGTTCCTCATGCAGTACTGGGGCGGTCCGACGACGTACAGCGAGCGCCGCGGCCACCCGCGGCTGCGCATGCGGCACGCGCCCTTCGTCGTGGACCGTGCCGCGCACGACGCCTGGCTGAAGCACATGCGCGAGGCGGTCGACGAGCTCGGCCTGTCCGAGGAGCACGAGCACACGCTGTGGAACTACCTGACGTACGCGGCCGCGTCGATGGTGAACACCCCGGAGTAG
- a CDS encoding acyl-CoA thioesterase has protein sequence MRHIYRCPLRWADMDAYGHVNNVVFLRYLEEARIDFLFRPEKDFKQGSVVARHEIDYKRQLVHRHTPVDIELWITQIRAASFTIAYEVKDGDHVYVRASTVVVPFDFEAERPRRLTDEEREFLSEYRDDDQKAGKEAVAA, from the coding sequence TTGCGGCACATCTACCGCTGCCCGCTGCGCTGGGCGGACATGGACGCGTACGGCCACGTCAACAACGTGGTCTTCCTCCGCTACCTGGAGGAAGCCCGTATCGACTTCCTGTTCCGTCCGGAGAAGGACTTCAAGCAGGGGTCCGTGGTGGCGCGCCACGAGATCGACTACAAGCGGCAGCTCGTCCACCGGCACACGCCGGTGGACATCGAGCTGTGGATCACGCAGATCAGGGCCGCCTCCTTCACCATCGCCTACGAGGTGAAGGACGGCGACCACGTCTACGTCCGGGCCTCGACGGTGGTCGTGCCGTTCGACTTCGAGGCCGAGCGTCCGCGCCGGCTCACCGACGAGGAGCGCGAGTTCCTCTCGGAGTACCGGGACGACGACCAGAAGGCCGGCAAGGAGGCCGTCGCCGCATGA